The genomic region CGTCTGAAAGCTGGCGTGACCGCCAGACCGGCGAACGCAAGGACCGCACCGAATGGCACAGCGTCGTCATTTTCAACGAGAACCTTGCCAAGGTCGCGGAGCAATATCTGAAGAAGGGCGCCAAGGTCTATATCGAGGGTGCGCTCCAGACCCGCAAATGGCAGGACCAGAACGGCAATGACCGTTACTCGACGGAAGTCGTGCTGCAGAAGTTCCGCGGCGAGTTGCAGATGCTCGACAGCCGTGGTGAAGGCGGCGGTGAGGGCCGTTCGTTCGGCGGTGGCGGCAATCGCAACCAGATGTCGGATTATTCCGGTGGCGGCGGCGACTTCGGTTCGTCCGGCCCGTCTTCGGGTGGCGGCAGCGGCGGCGGTTTCTCCCGCGACCTGGATGACGAAATTCCGTTCTGAGAACGCGTATAATCCGATTTATTAGTGAAATTCGATAAGGCGCTGTTTTACAGCGCCTTTCTGTTTTTTGAAATGATGTTCTGGCGTCCAAAACGGCAGAAATACCTGCGCCCGAAATTGGAGCATGATTCCGAAAAGGGGAACGGCCTACGCAGGGAAATCAGTCTATCGGACTGAATTCTGATCCTGTTTCGATCGGATGAAATCACGCCCAAACAATAGCTTGCGGCGGGATGACTAACTACTTGAAGGCATCCCGCTGCCTGTGCGCCAGACTGCCGGAATGTCAGATCGATTGCAGCGAGACCCGCTTTTCAAGCAGGGCAGCAGCTTCCTTCCGTTCGCTGTAACGGTTCGTCAGATGGTCTGAAATACCGCGCGTCAGCAAGGTGAACTTCATCAGTTCTTCCATGACGTCGACGACGCGATCATAGAATGACGAGGGTTTCATGCGGCCGGCATCATCGAATTCCTGCCAGGCCTTGGCGACCGATGACTGGTTGGGAATGGTAATCATCCGCATCCAGCGGCCGAGAATACGCATCTGGTTGACGGCATTGAAGCTTTGCGAACCGCCGGAGACCTGCATTAGGGCCAGTGTTCGCCCTTGCGTTGGGCGGATCGCGCCACCGGGCAGGGGAATCCAGTCGATCTGCGCTTTCATTACGGCACTCATCGCGCCATGGCGTTCAGGACTTGTCCAGACCTGCCCCTCCGACCAGAGCATCGCCTCGCGCAGTTCCTGCACCTTGGGGTGATCCGGCGTCCCATGGTCCGGCAAAGGCAGGCCATCGGCATGGAAAACGCGGGTTTCGGCGCCCATTGCATCAAGCAGTTGCTGCGCTTCCAGCGTCAGGAAACGGCTATAGGAACGTTCGCGCAACGATCCGTAGAGCAGCAGGATACGAGGCTTATGGTCCGGGAAAGGTGCGCGAAGAGCATTCTCATCCGGCAGGAGAAAGGATTTCCGGTCGAGGTTGGGCAAGTCCGCGGCAGTCATTTCCTTTCTCCATAGGTGACCTGCTCGCCATCTTCCTTGGTGAAGGATGCAACCGGGTTTTCCAGAATATCCAGAACCAGCTCGGAAGGACGGCAAAGCCGGGTGCCGCGCGGAGTTTCAACAATCGGCCGGTTGATCAGAATCGGATGGGCCATCATGAAGTCGATCAGTTCCTCATCAGTCCATTTCGGATCGGACAGGCCGAGTTCGGCATAGGGCGTACCTTTCTCGCGCAGCAGTTCGCGCGGCGTCAGATTCATCGCCGCAAGCAGGCCGACCAGACGTTCCCGCGTGGGCGGGTTCTGCACATATTCGACAATCACAGGCTCTTCGCCGCTCGCCCGGATCATAGCCAGCGTATTGCGCGAGGTGCCGCATTTCGGGTTGTGAAAAATAGTGACGGTCATCGGGTGTTTCCTGTTTGTGTTGCAGGCTTCTGATCGGCGCCGCGTTCATACCAGTCTTTGGAGCGGTTCACGATCCAGACGACCGACAGCATGACCGGCACCTCGACGAGAACGCCCACCACTGTTGCGAGCGCCGCGCCGGATGAAAAACCGAAAAGGCTGATTGCAGCGGCTACGGCAAGTTCAAAGAAATTCGACGCGCCGATGAGGGCCGACGGTCCGGCAACGCTGTGCTTTTCGCCGGACAGGCGGTTGAGAAGATAGGCCAGCCCCGAATTGAAATAGACCTGAATGAGGATCGGCACCGCCAGCATGGCGATGATGAGCGGCTGCGCGATGATCTGTTCGCCCTGAAAACCGAAGAGCAGGACGAGAGTGGCGAGCAGCGCCACAAGCGAGAGCGGTTGCAGTGTCTTCAGCAGCCTGTCGAGCGCGCTTTGTCCGCCACCCGCCAGCAGGCTTCGCCGGATGATCTGCGCAAGGATCACCGGAATGACGATATAGAGGACAACGGAAAGAACAAGCGTATCCCATGGAACCGTAATGGCCGAAAGCCCAAGCAGAAGCCCGACGATCGGAGCAAAGGCTATGACCATGATGGCGTCATTCAATGCGACCTGGGACAGGGTGAAGTGCGGCTCTCCTTTGGTCAGGCTGGACCATATGAAGACCATGGCCGTGCAGGGTGCTGCGGCAAGGATGATAAGGCCTGCAATGTAAGAGTCGATCTGGTCGGCAGGCAGATGCGGGCGGAAAAACCAGCCGATGAACAGCCATGCAAGAAGCGCCATCGAGAACGGCTTGACGGCCCAGTTGATGAACAGCGTGACGCCGATGCCCCGCCAGTGCCGACCGACTTGCCGAAGCGCGGCGAAGTCGATTTTCAAAAGCATGGGAATAATCATCAGCCAGATGAGAACGGCGACGGGAATATTGACCTTGGCAATCTCGGCGGAGCCGATAGCGTGGAACAGTGCCGGGAAAAGATGCCCCAGAGCGACGCCCGCAACAATGCAAAGGGCAACCCAGACGGTCAGATACCGTTCAAAGACAGACATCAGCGTTGCTCCACATGCCTACATTTCGGCGTCAGGGTGTTTCTCATGGGCGACTGCCTGCCCGTGCGCGCGCCGGGCGCCAGTTGAAACCGATTTGTCATTTTAACGTCCGTTGAGGTGAACTGGCGTCGCCAGAACGTGGTTATTGAGCGGCGTCAGCCGTCCTGGGTTCGCAGCAAGGTGTCAGGCTTTGGAGCAGAGGCGCGCAGAGTTCGGCGCTGCCGCCGCAACAATCCTTGATCATGAAAAGCGTCAGATCGCGAAACTGATCCAGATCCGCGCGATAGATGATCGAGCGGCTTTGCCGCTCGCTCCTAACGAGACCAGCCCGTGACAGGGTAGCCAGATGGGCGGACATCGTATTTTGCGGAATGTCCAGCATACGGGCCAACTCGCCCGCCCTGATCCCGGCGGGTTCGTGTCGGACCAGCAATCGAAAGGTATCGAGCCTTGTCGATTGGGCGAGAGCGGCAAAAGCCAGGATTGCAGATTCGTTTTCCATATATCCAGAATAATGGATATAATATCCACGTCAAGCTGCGATCTGGAGTGGCCATCCAGCAGTTAAGCCTTATGCCAGTGGGGTGAAGCGAACGCAGCCCGGATAATGCCTAATCGGCCCAGAGGCTTAACCAAAACTGCATGGCGGACACCTCAGCTGTTCTCGTCATTCTCGATGGAGAACTCCATGCGATCCGCCGAAAATCGCGACAGGGAATATTGGATCGGTTTTCCCTCAGTATCGACGTTTACTGCACGCGCTGTCACGACGATGGCACCCGGAGACAGTTTCAAGATTCTCAAGTCTTCCGGACCGGCATGACGGGCCGATATGACAGTCGATTTTCGCAGGTAATCGGCGATCCCCGCAGCCTTGAACGCAGCCGTTATCGAGCCGCTTTCCGCATAATCCTCTGCAAAGGAAGGAAAGCGCGCGGCATCGATCCAGTGAGTCGCAATCGAAATCGGATAACCATCGGCGTTGTGCATCGTTTCAAGCCGGATCACCTCATCGCCCGCATGCAGTTCAAGCGCGTCCGCGATTTCCCGGGTCGCGATTTCCCTGCCTGAGGCCAGCAGAATCCCCTGCATTTCACGCACCTGCGAAGCGAGCGACTGGGAAATGCGGGTGCGGCGTCCGATCTGGTAGGTGAGGCGCCTTGCGTTGGCGACAAAGGTGCCGCGTCCTTGCTCGGCGCGCAGCACGCCTTCCTGCGTCAACGCTGCAATGGCGCTGCGCACCGTATGGCGATTGACCCCGAACCTGTCGGCCAGCTCCATCTCGGCAGGCATGCGCGCGCCGGATTGAAGCTTACCCGCCATGATGTCGCCGCGTATCTCATCGGCAATCTGCCGCCAGATCGCAACGCCGCTGTTTCTCTCAATGTGTCTGGTCTTTGCCATCAACTGTCATCGTCCTGTCATTGGCAGGGTGTATTCATTCTGGTATTGTATAGTTGTCTATATAACTAGACAATTTGAAAGATCGCGTCAACAGGATTTGAAGGCAGGGAAGCTCATGTACGGTACGGAGCATGGTGCGAAGGGAGGCGGAGCCGGTTCCGCCACTGAAAGCAAAAAGGCACCGGATGCAGTGCAGCTCGCACGGCAGGTAAGCATGGCGGTTCTTGCGCGCGCCAGCAGCGAAGAATTGCAGGCCTTCTGGCAGGCATGGTCCGACAAGCCGGAATTTGAGGTTTTGCGCGGGCCGGAAACCGGCCTTGTGATGCTGCGCGGACGCATCGGCGGCGGCGGCGCTCCCTTCAATGTGGGCGAGGCGACCGTGACGCGCGCCACTGTGCGGCTTTCCGATGGTTCGGTCGGTCACTCTTATGCGCTTGGCCGCGATCAGGAAAAGGCGCGCCTTGCCGCTCTCTTCGATGCGCTTTGGCTGGATGAAAGCCGCCGCGACGCGGTGGAAACGCAGGTGCTGGGCGTCCTGCGCAAACGGCATGACGATGCCGACGCCACGCTGCGCGGCGAAGCGGCTGCTACCAAGGTCGATTTCTTCACTATGGTTCGGGGAGACAATTGATGCTTCCTTCTTCTCCAGCATTTGAAGGCGGTCTGGCTAATCCGGTGACGGATGCGCAGTCGGTCTTTCATGCCGTCATGCACGCCATGGCCAATCCCGGCCGCATCTATCCGCTGGCCGCAGCTGCCACGCCGCCGCAGCCGCTGACGCCGGAACTGGGTGTAATCGCTGCAACCCTGCTCGATCATGATGCGACGGTGTGGTGCGATGCGGCGATAGCCGCCAATGAATATGCAACCGCCTGGGTTACTTTCCACACCGGTGCGCCCCGTGTCGAAAATGCCGATGCCGCGCAATTTTTCTCTCGTAAGCGATGTGTCGCTGCTGCCGTCCCTAGCCGATTTTTCGCAAGGCAATGCCGAGTTTCCCGATCGTTCCACAACCATCGTGCTGGCTGTCGCGTCGCTGAAAGGCGGGCAGGGCTTTGTGTTGAAAGGCCCCGGCATTGATGGCGAGCGTTCGCTCCGCGTCGATGGTCTGCCGCAGGATTTCATCCAGCAATGGCGTGAAAACGGTGCGCAATATCCGCTTGGCGTTGACCTTGTTCTGGTCTGCGACGGCGCTGTTGCAGCACTTCCCCGCACAACCAGAATTTCTGCTCTGGAGGGCTGAAAATGTATGTTGCCGTAAAGGGTGGCGAAACGGCCATCCGCAATGCCCACCGTCTTCTCGATGATCGTCGTCGCGGTGACCGTTCGGTTCCAGCGCTTCGCCTCGACCAGATTGCCGAACAGCTGGCGCTGGCGGTTGATCGCGTCATGGCGGAAGGTTCGCTCTATGACCGTGAACTGGCAGCCCTTGCCGTGCGTCAGTCGCGTGGCGATCTGATCGAAGCAATCTTTCTGGTGCGCGCCTATCGCACCACCTTGCCGCGCTTCGGCTATTCCCGTCCGATGGAAACGGCACAAATGCTGATTGAGCGCCGCATTTCGGCGACCTATAAGGATCTGCCGGGTGGCCAGCTTCTGGGGCCGACCTTCGATTATACCCATCGGCTGCTTGATCCCGATTTGGCTGGCGATGTGGCTGTGCCGGAACCGGAACTGCGCCCCGCAGAACCCGAAGAAACGCCGCGTGTAACCGATATTCTCGGCGTCAACGGCATGATCGAGGAAGACGGCTCGCTGCCGGACGGTCACGAACCGGGCGATTTGACCCGCGAACCATGGACATTTCCGATGGAGCGCGACCTGCGCTTGCAGGCATTGGCGCGCGGCGACGAGGGCTTTCTGCTGGCGCTCGGCTATTCCACCCAGCGCGGCTATGGCAACAACCACCCATTCGTTGGCGAAATCCGCATCGGCGAAGTCGAGGTCGAGTTCGATGTGCCGGAGCTTGGCTTTGCCGTCTCGCTGGGTCGCGTACAGCTGACCGAATGCCAGATGGTCAACCAGTTCAAGGGTTCGGCCAAGCAGCCGCCGCAGTTTACACGCGGCTATGGGCTGGTGTTCGGCCAGAGCGAGCGCAAGGCCATGTCCATGTCGCTCTGCGACCGTGCGCTGCGCGTGCGCGAATTCGATACGGATGTGACCGCACCCGCACAGGATGAGGAATTCGTCATTTCCCATTCCGACAATGTGCAGGCCACCGGCTTCGTCGAACATCTGAAACTGCCGCACTACGTGGATTTTCAGGCAGAACTCGAACTCATCCGCCGTATGCGCGCCGAATATGAGCAAGCGAACAA from Brucella intermedia LMG 3301 harbors:
- the ssb gene encoding single-stranded DNA-binding protein, whose product is MAGSVNKVILVGNLGADPEIRRLNSGDVVANLRIATSESWRDRQTGERKDRTEWHSVVIFNENLAKVAEQYLKKGAKVYIEGALQTRKWQDQNGNDRYSTEVVLQKFRGELQMLDSRGEGGGEGRSFGGGGNRNQMSDYSGGGGDFGSSGPSSGGGSGGGFSRDLDDEIPF
- the arsH gene encoding arsenical resistance protein ArsH codes for the protein MTAADLPNLDRKSFLLPDENALRAPFPDHKPRILLLYGSLRERSYSRFLTLEAQQLLDAMGAETRVFHADGLPLPDHGTPDHPKVQELREAMLWSEGQVWTSPERHGAMSAVMKAQIDWIPLPGGAIRPTQGRTLALMQVSGGSQSFNAVNQMRILGRWMRMITIPNQSSVAKAWQEFDDAGRMKPSSFYDRVVDVMEELMKFTLLTRGISDHLTNRYSERKEAAALLEKRVSLQSI
- the arsC gene encoding arsenate reductase (glutaredoxin) (This arsenate reductase requires both glutathione and glutaredoxin to convert arsenate to arsenite, after which the efflux transporter formed by ArsA and ArsB can extrude the arsenite from the cell, providing resistance.), with translation MTVTIFHNPKCGTSRNTLAMIRASGEEPVIVEYVQNPPTRERLVGLLAAMNLTPRELLREKGTPYAELGLSDPKWTDEELIDFMMAHPILINRPIVETPRGTRLCRPSELVLDILENPVASFTKEDGEQVTYGERK
- the arsB gene encoding ACR3 family arsenite efflux transporter produces the protein MSVFERYLTVWVALCIVAGVALGHLFPALFHAIGSAEIAKVNIPVAVLIWLMIIPMLLKIDFAALRQVGRHWRGIGVTLFINWAVKPFSMALLAWLFIGWFFRPHLPADQIDSYIAGLIILAAAPCTAMVFIWSSLTKGEPHFTLSQVALNDAIMVIAFAPIVGLLLGLSAITVPWDTLVLSVVLYIVIPVILAQIIRRSLLAGGGQSALDRLLKTLQPLSLVALLATLVLLFGFQGEQIIAQPLIIAMLAVPILIQVYFNSGLAYLLNRLSGEKHSVAGPSALIGASNFFELAVAAAISLFGFSSGAALATVVGVLVEVPVMLSVVWIVNRSKDWYERGADQKPATQTGNTR
- a CDS encoding ArsR/SmtB family transcription factor, encoding MENESAILAFAALAQSTRLDTFRLLVRHEPAGIRAGELARMLDIPQNTMSAHLATLSRAGLVRSERQSRSIIYRADLDQFRDLTLFMIKDCCGGSAELCAPLLQSLTPCCEPRTADAAQ
- the phnF gene encoding phosphonate metabolism transcriptional regulator PhnF gives rise to the protein MMAKTRHIERNSGVAIWRQIADEIRGDIMAGKLQSGARMPAEMELADRFGVNRHTVRSAIAALTQEGVLRAEQGRGTFVANARRLTYQIGRRTRISQSLASQVREMQGILLASGREIATREIADALELHAGDEVIRLETMHNADGYPISIATHWIDAARFPSFAEDYAESGSITAAFKAAGIADYLRKSTVISARHAGPEDLRILKLSPGAIVVTARAVNVDTEGKPIQYSLSRFSADRMEFSIENDENS
- the phnG gene encoding phosphonate C-P lyase system protein PhnG, whose translation is MYGTEHGAKGGGAGSATESKKAPDAVQLARQVSMAVLARASSEELQAFWQAWSDKPEFEVLRGPETGLVMLRGRIGGGGAPFNVGEATVTRATVRLSDGSVGHSYALGRDQEKARLAALFDALWLDESRRDAVETQVLGVLRKRHDDADATLRGEAAATKVDFFTMVRGDN
- the phnH gene encoding phosphonate C-P lyase system protein PhnH — encoded protein: MQPPGLLSTPVRPVSKMPMPRNFSLVSDVSLLPSLADFSQGNAEFPDRSTTIVLAVASLKGGQGFVLKGPGIDGERSLRVDGLPQDFIQQWRENGAQYPLGVDLVLVCDGAVAALPRTTRISALEG
- a CDS encoding carbon-phosphorus lyase complex subunit PhnI, giving the protein MYVAVKGGETAIRNAHRLLDDRRRGDRSVPALRLDQIAEQLALAVDRVMAEGSLYDRELAALAVRQSRGDLIEAIFLVRAYRTTLPRFGYSRPMETAQMLIERRISATYKDLPGGQLLGPTFDYTHRLLDPDLAGDVAVPEPELRPAEPEETPRVTDILGVNGMIEEDGSLPDGHEPGDLTREPWTFPMERDLRLQALARGDEGFLLALGYSTQRGYGNNHPFVGEIRIGEVEVEFDVPELGFAVSLGRVQLTECQMVNQFKGSAKQPPQFTRGYGLVFGQSERKAMSMSLCDRALRVREFDTDVTAPAQDEEFVISHSDNVQATGFVEHLKLPHYVDFQAELELIRRMRAEYEQANNDTESLAKEAAE